The stretch of DNA CTGTATGTTTGCTTATAAAATGCATTTGTTGATTAGAATGGAGAGATTGAATCTAAGAACCATACAAGAAAAAACTATAtttgtacaaaaaaaatttgttacgaaaaattgaaaatttgaaacaataggattttgtaacaaaaaaagagTCGATGCAGTATGTCCCGTTAAAAAAcgtttttgtaacaaaaaatgaaactgttacaatttaaagtaatattttgtaacaaatttttttatacaaaagaCCAAAAATCATTACAAAAatgataacaaattttgatcttcaaaatattttgtgacaatatattttttctatcataaaattttgttacaaaatataacttgattttttaacattttttctttagttacaaaacactatttattttgtaataaatttttttaatacaaagtACACGCATAATTTgccaaattatatttttttttaattaattaataaattaactaatttattcagcaagtcaacatttatataatatataataatatagatagttcaaatatctttcatttaACTAAGATTGTTTTATAAATCTTCAACATataaattttgtaacaaaaaaaatcaagtcgttacaaaatatcaaaacattttgtaacaaactgtattgttgttacaaaacattattattatgtaatagttactaatttttgttacaaatgctctattttcttgtagtggaaAAGCAGCAGGGAAGGCAAAGACAATATGAATAATGACTGGAATTGGTGGGGCAATGTTGATAACATTCTATAGAGGCGTGAAAGTTAAGATGCTATCCTTCCACATTAACATCTTCAATCAGCGAAATGGCGGCGGTGCCGTACACTCATCACATAGTGGCGGAAGGTTGTTCTTGGTGGGTGCTATGTTGGCGTTCTTCAACAACGCGTCTTATGTGTTGTGGCCGATCATTCAGGCGAAGGTGAGTAGAGCATATTTGTATCCCCTATTCAAGCACTGCACTCATGTGTATAATGGCCGCACTTCTGCCTATTATCTTCACATTTTGTGTTGAGAGGGATTTTAGTCAGTGGAAGTTGGGTTGGAATGTCAAGTTACTCATTGTAGCTTACGCTGTATGTTACCTAGATCATTTTTCATTAGCAATAATGTACTCCTCTTCCCGTTGCAttattgtttttacttttttcaatTAACATTGATAAATTATATTAGTTGGTGTAGGGTATAGTGGTTTCAGGAGTGATGGTGGCTTTGATATCGTGGTGCGTACGCATGAGAGGCCTCTtgtttttctctgtttttagtCTTCTCATGCTAGTGGTGCTTTTTTTGGATCCACCATTCTTGATGGGAAGCTATATCTTGGAAGCTACGTACATATATAGCAGGAAAAGAATaggtagataataaaaatactaaacaatgtgGACAATGGATATAtcggatgttcaattcactaggtGTGCGGATGGTTatcctaatattaagatttaggtagGTAATTTAGAGTattgtgtgtttttatttaaacaattaatatttttaatctttttattaaaataattacttttcacatatttttaaaaattaatattttatttcttttcaatcatatataaaaaagaaaaaaagttataaaataatttttttctcgaAATAGCAATGGTTATccttaagataaaaatatacctCTCATTATTTATACACTATAATTccattaaattcatattttatgtCGTGCACTTTTTGTGCATTACCTATGCATTACATGTAAGCACATTAAATCTAGATGACTATTCATATGAAATTTTTATGTGTatgatagttaaaaataatttatatatttaactaaattgcTTAACATAATGTAACATGATATATTATGTTGACATGTAAGTAATGTTAAAATGTAGGTAGCTTCAATTTGAAAGAGATTATGCATTTGTATATGTAGTAGGCTAGAAATTTTTctcaattaatttaatttcaggGGAGTATTGCCTCAGAACTTACATATAGAAGCGCTTGCTTTAATGTCTGTAACATTTGCAGCCGCCATATCCAACCTGATTCCGGCCATCACCTTCATCTTGTCCCTCTCCTTTGGTAATTAATTGATCTACTAAGATTATATTATATGTCTGTATGTTTGCTTATAAAATGTGTTTGTTGATTAGAATGGAGAGATTGAATCTGagaaaagcagtaggaaaggcaaagaTAATATGAACAATGACTAGAATTGGCGGGAAAATGTTGATAACATTCTATAGAGGCGTGGAAGTTAAGATGCTATCCTTCCACATTAACCTCTTCAATCAGTGAAATGGCGACGGCACCGTACACTCGTCACATGGTGGCGGATAGTTGTTCTTGGTGGGTGCTGTGTTGGCATTCTTCAACAACACGTCTTATGCGTTGTGACTGATCATTCAGGAGAAGATGAGTAGAGCATATTCGTATTCCTATTCAAGCACTGCACTCATGTGTGTAATGGCCGCACTTATGTTTGTTCTCTTCACGTTTTGTGTTGAGAGGGATTTCAGTCAGTGAAAGTTGGGTTGGAATGTCAAGCTACTCACTGTAGCTTGCACTGTATGTTACCTAGATCATGCGGAACCTAATTTATGGATAGACATTTTTAAGCAAGGTAATTTGGGCTGGGGCTTATTCTCATTTGTAGGCTAGTAGTTGTTAACCCATTACTAGTTGGATAATGAATTTTATTCACATTTATTCAACTTCTGACCTGTTAAAACTCTAAcccatttaaaattttaaaatgaatccATTTACaagtgaaaaaggaagcttaaattagagaataacctcaatctaaaatatatattgtgtGCCTGGTGATGGTTTTATACTGGGTTTGTGCTACTtgagaaaaaatgaaagaacGCATGACGCGTTTTCTCTTCTTTGCCGTTACAAAGGGCCATGTCCCTGGTGTCTACACTAGCTGGGAGGAGGCCAATAAACAAGTTTCAAACTTCACCCAtccaaaattttattgtttcaaTAGTTATGAACAAGTCACATTATGCTTTAAAGCTAGAATGTATATGATTTACTCAGATAAAGCTGCGACGTCTGAACTGAGTGGAAACTCACACGAAACATCTAGTCAAAAGCTTCCATTGTTATGTGGTGGTGCACGTAGGCGTCCTGATGTGGCATGTAAGGATCATAATTAAGTTTTTGGTTATGCTCCCGTCCTTCCTCTTTTTGACATGTAAGAATTCATCTTCCAATGCCCAGAAAGCATAAAAGTTAACAACTCATCAAGCATCTTCAAAGCTCCTAACCCTTGGATTTATTGAATACTCAGGTGGTGCCTCCGATGAAGATTCAAACTTGAGAGAGGAGCAGGCGGCACACTCCGATGAAGACGCAGATAACTGGTTTCAGCAATGGCGACGCAACCCCATGACAAGGATGTCCAGTGAAGATGAAAGACTTACTGGGGGACGACAGCTGCTCTTCCGGAGAAAGAAATTAGCCTCACAGTGCCGAATTCAGAGGCCACTGATGAATGAGGACTTGATGAGTGGCCtttacttcttttctttctttattttttttgccctgccatctttttttaaatcttacATTATCATAGTgtcatcactttttttttttaccaaaacgtTCACACCCattaagtgatttcaggcccATATTGGCTCTGTGGTTATGTTTAGGAAATTGTCTTCAAATTTGAGGCAACCTTGCAATATCAATAACTCCAATGGTCAAAACAAACATACTAGTAAAACAGGACACGAATGCAGAAATTTGTGTCAGACCGTACGAGATGTATGCGGAGCCTTATTCAACGAGGCGCAGGCTAAAACTCACATTCTGGGAGGCGCAGACTAAAACTCACTGGAAAGATAGATATCACAAGAAGAAAGtcaagaaactaaaagaagtTTTTTGTTCTTATCCGATATACTAGTACAGTGACCTGTgacataacacacacacaaatATTAGGTATCCTATACTATCCTATTCTATAACTATACTTGAAAAGAGGGATATGCAAAAGGTGGAAATTCAGGTATATACAAGTAggcaaaaaattaatattttttgtttgttttatttgggtcattaagACTGTGTTTGTTTATAGAAATAGGACAATAAGACAGGGACACAAAAGCACAAAATTGTATTTGGTAGAAGAGATACAGACAGAGATAATGTGTCCAGAGACactaaattagtatattttgtgtctATCCTGACAGAATAGATACAGAGAcactaacaagaaacataactttttttttattattctggttaatttttcataattatattttgtattattatattttttatctcaaatttttttaatgaaaaaaaagagaataaattaaatttttataatttgttctaatttatcaccaaacacaataaaaaaatacaaaattttgtatttcatATCTTATCCTATCCTGTTCTCAATATATTATCTTATCCTATTCTTGAAAACAAACGAAAACCTAATAAACAAGTGGATTGAAAATAGCTTGTTTTTAAAGTAGGATACCTGCGATTGTACCTGAAAGAAGCAGTATTGGGTCTAATATTAGATACCATGTTAGGCCCCCTCAATGTTTAACTTAATGAAAGAGTACAATTTAAGGGATAATACATGAAAAACTAATGCAATTCCATGCTCGCAAAGTTGCATTTGTAGGACTATGCCAACATTTAGATTTCCCATGATTTAGGGTGTCAAAAATTTCAACCAAGAAATAGGAAGCCATTTGACTGTTGCACCCATATTCATATATTCTCTAGACTTGAAACTGACCCTTAATGAAGGTCCATTATCCACGTGGCATTGCCCCCAACCAAATAAAAAGATTGagttttatagatattttattatgaaaagattttaaaaaaaagaaaaattatttaNAATAtgctaataaatatattaattatagaataatattttaataaattacattaatttttttctatttttttctatttttttgatatttgtttgattttgtttcCTAAGGAtgataatatatttatgttaaGGTAGTAATTTTATAACGATTGCAGAAGTGTGATAAGGACACTTGCATTGCCCATAAATACCGACACTCCACTCTATAATATGCCACTGCCCCACAACCACACTCCACACTCTTCTACACTCTACGCTCTTCACTCCTCAGCCAACACCATCGTCGtatatataaactaattaattaatgtatATGCATATCTctgtttaattaattattcatagTATATGGATATATAAGACTAGGTCAGTTAATTAAGCAGCATAGTGGTGATTATATTGAGAATGACGAATATGTGGAAGGTGGTGAAGCCGGTGGTGTTGATGGTGATTGTGCAGATAGCAAATGCATGGATGAATGTTCTCTACAAGCTTGCTGTCAACGATGGCATGAGCCTCAGAGTAGTTGTTGCCTACCGCTATATCTTCGCTACTGCTTTCATTGCTCCTCTTGCTTATATTCTCGAGAGGTAATTAATTAATGCATACCtctattctttctttaatttaatttaattttctttttcgtaGGAAGACAAGGACAAAGATGACTTGGACCATTCTCTTTCAGTCATTCTTGTGCGGTTTATTTGGGTATGTATCTTCACTAACCACTACTCATTCAATTCATATCATGCATGTGTATGttcatcttttcctttaacctttcaagtttcaacacCTATAATTGCTTCGTTTTATATTGTATTTCCACATGCATCTAGTAGTGTAGCTAAAcctaaatttagaaaaagaaaactttTACACcagatttttaattcttattatttttctattaaaaactggATTAGATacaatgatataattttttttatattgtaaatatttattaGTATATTAACCTCATTTATTCTgccactttttctttttccgtGTTTGTTTTACATAAAGTTTGGGAAAATGAAAGTTAGCTTTGTATTAGTAGTTATAATTTAGCAGACTTCTCTAGAATTCCAAGGCCGGGCCTTGTTTATTTACTCCTGCTACTTTTTCTTctatatgaaaatataaataaaaaaaattaagagaattattaaaatttattatttttaattattaaatgtttaaaatatttaaaatgatgaaataaaatatgttgttgaattattagataaaaaaatgacactaaaaaaattaaattaataattaaataataataaaaataataaattctgacgagcaattaatattttttcacgACCAATAATGAAAGAGATTATGCATTTGTATATGTAGTAGGCTAGAAGTGTTTTGTCCAGGCAAGAGAtactaaattaatttgatttcagGGGAGCATTGGCTCAAAACTTACAAATGGAAGCGCTTGCTTTAACTTCTGTAACATTTGCAACCGCCATATCCAACTTGATTCCGGCTATCACCTTCATCTTATCCCTCTTTTTTGGGTAATTAATTGATCTACTaagattatattatatatttgtatgttTGCTTATAAAATGCGTTTGTTGATCAGAATGGAGAAATTGAATCTGAGAAAAGCAGCAGGAAAGGCAAAGATAATAGGAACAATGACTGGAATTGGCGGGGCAATGTTGATGACATTCTATAAAGGCGTGGAAGTTAAGATGCTATCCTTTCACATTAACCTCTTCAATCAACGAAATAGCGGCGGCTCATCACATGGTGGCGGAGGGTTATTCTTGGTGGGTGCTGTGTCGTCGTTCTTCTTCAACGCATCTTATGCGTTGTGGCTGATAATTCAGGCGAAGATGAGTAGCGCATATCCGTATCCCTATTCAAGCACTGCACTCATGTGTTTAATGGCTGCACTTCTGTCTGTTATCTTCACATTTTGTGTTGAGAGGGATTTGAGTCAATGGAAGTTGGGTTGGAATGTCAGGCTACTCACTGTAGCTTACGCTGTATGTCTTCTTCTCGTTGCattattgttttcattttttttaattaatgttgattaattatatttattggtGTAGGGTATAGTGGTTTCGGGAGTGATGGTGGCTGTGACATCGTGGTATCTACGCATGAAAGGTCCATTGTTTGTCTCTATTTTTAGTCCTCTCATGCTAGTGGTTGTTGCTTTTGCTGGATCCACCATTCTTGATGAAAAGCTATATCTTGGAAGGTACGTACATTATTACTGCACCCTAATTGCACGTACACTTCACTAATGATGAGTGTTAATTACAGCATAATTGGATCGTTGTTGATTGTGTGCGGCTTATACCTGGTTCTGTGGGGTAAAAACAAAGAGATGATGAAAAATCAACTAGTGCCAATATGCCATCAATAGTGGTCAAGCTTCCAGTACATGATATCCATGGGAATGATCAAGATTCATTCAAAAACCACAATAGGAAAAAAGGAGGAgaacaaacataaaataattaattaatagacTCTTAATTATGTGCCTCACATAGCACCTCCCAAATTAAGGCATTATGTAACATGTATAACTTTTACAAGTTCTGCACATAGATGCATACATAGTATTATAGTAGGAGCCTTTATCTATATCTtgctttattataattatacacATAGTATTAAAGTGTGCCACTTGATAAATTAATTGCTTTGCCATCCTTTTCGAATCGTGCCAACATCTGATGATGTAACTAATTTTCCTAGCGCATTGGGCTCATATGAAACCATATAATCACGAGTGTTAACTACAGCAAAGTTGGATCCTTGTTGAATCAATTAGAGGCAGCAAAGCATGAAGATAACCATGGCGTTGCCAATGAAGATCATGCACCACCACCCCACAaggataataatattaattatatgtcTTCTCGTACAGACCAAATGAAGGCATTATATGCACCTTTATTTTGCCATCTTTTACTTTACTTTATGGAAAAGGGAAaccacatttttatttttaatattgggtTATGTTCGGCTGGTCGGGTGCCGTACGTACGGTCCGGGAGGATCCTTGAGTTGATAGGCGGGGTGTGGCTTGGAACCAGGTCGCGAGGGTGAAGCAGGAGTAGCCGACGTTCCGAGCTCCGGATGTAAAAGAGGGGGTGTCACCTGTAAAGACACTCTGACGCTCTTGTCAGTTTAATGTGCAGGCGAAAAAGGGTTAAAGTGGTAGGTGTCGTACCTTGGGGGAGGGGTAGGACCCTCCCCTTATATATCGTGTCAGAAGTGGGTCCCGCAAGGGCAGAACGCATCTTCCTCGAAGCTTCCTCACACAGCTGTAGTAGAGAGCTGTCcaggacgcgtgtccgggtcgtTATTCAGTCGCCTCGCACCCGACCGTTCGGGTCGGGTGGTTCGTGAGTCGGGTCGGCCCATGCCATAGGtgggccaggccgtaacagGTTAACAATGGTGTTTTTTTGAATTGTGATCTAATGTGGTATTTTTCTAAAATGTGGGATGATTTATTTTACGAAgtacaaatcggaccgtccgatttttaAGAGGTACAGAAATCGGACCCTTCGATTTTTGTACtcagaccgtccgatttgtgtaccccaaatttttaaatttttttaaactcggaccctccgatttgtgtacctcctatagttttaaaaaacacaaaaatttactATGTTAAAGTATAACACTCATCTTACTtccatatctaaattttttagccAAAGAAAAATCActactttaatttcttttgttctCTTACTCATTTTATTTATGTCGCATTTCTTTATCTCTGTActattattactataaaaaatgtttaataataaaaaaattggttaaaaataatcaaaatttatcatatttaagatttattaatgaatattaaataaaataaaattttaactatttttttatctttcaatcATTAGCGTATTACTATTATGTTCCTGCTCTTATTAAAACCTAAATTAAATGTACCTAGCTACCTATAATTCAATTGGAACATATGTAGATCCTGTCTTTCTTTAAGAGGTCTTTtgtattttaaacaaaaaaggtTGCATaatgtttttgttaaaaaatgttGTAATAATAGTAGTGGTTTCTGTAATAATAGTACAGAGATGAACACAAAGAAAATTTCTGTAAATATTATTAGTGGTTTCAGAAATACAAATGTTGTAATATTATCCATTCCTAATAATGTCTCAATGAACACAGAAGATTTCTGTAATCTTTATCCAAGAAGCTAAGATGTATAGTTTTTTCTTGTACCATTTAGAGGACTATAACATCGTTTATGgaaaatgtaataaaaagtaaaatgataggagaaataaataaaacaatgcAACAATAAGCAATCAATgagatattttatttcatttattaaaataatcaaaggTATACATAAATATGGTAcatagaatattaaaataatattaggcATTCAGCATTTTAGAAATGATAATAAGATGGGCAGTgacatgttaaaaatatttcaagCAGTCTACTAGCAGTATTGTCGCAACTATTGCGATTAGCTGCAAATTTAACTGCTACTATCTACAAATTTAACAGTAATTTTGACTGAGATATTAAATAGAACAGTTATATACTTTCGTTTTGATGACAATAATTTCtacataaaattattattttaatcgcattctatttttcttcaaaacaagaccataataataaaataaagcatatatgatatagtttttatttcaatttattttttaaaaaaatttcaatatttacaATATTCAGTAGCATTGCCAAAATGAAGGCTATATATGATGTGATCATGCCATTAAAATCATATTTGACAGCATCATTATATGTAGTAGCATTGTTAAAATAACGGTTGTAATCATGCCATTAAATGTGATccattattttcattcaaactACCAAATgaataataaacaaattaaataggaAGCAAGCAAAACATTATagagaatataataataaagttgtaAGCCATGAGAAGAATGGAAATGAGTAGCAAGTGATGGTGTGATGTAAACTTAGTATATATCACACCCTTCAATTCATTTTCAATCTAATTAGAGGGATTATGGTATTTGAAAAATGGTCTAAGAAACATGCATGATGGGGTCCAGTGTATCTGAACTTGAACTTGGATAACCTACATTGTCTTGTAAGTTGTAACACCAAAAACACTgtcaaatttgttttatttttttatttattttatatatctaatGCTAAATGACGTTGTAATAAACTCTAAATAAAACCTTActatatttcaaaaataaattcttgATTGTATAGAATAAACTTATAATTTGCTCTCGAAAAATATTGTCTAGGAAGTTACATACAATTTGCCGAAgagaaaattattctaaaaaatcgTTAGcgatatttaataattatttaaaaaaaattagtaccaaaattattaaaaaatattaatttttataatattaaaaaaatcaatttttttatagaaaaacaaatatatcgttaaattattttttatttcttttctataaatatatctattttttattacctATTATATTCAAATCTTTATTAATTTACgtttatatataacataaatttGTTACTATAAATTACTAATTTAccattattaataaataattttattgttttactACACTCTCAAAAACCAACACAACATCATTATAAAAATGATAGAGAGATAAGTAAATCACAAAATGATTATCGTATGAATCAGAGAATAATTATCGTTGTACTTTGATTTATAGCAAGTAATATATATgtagttattctatttctctGCATTTTTGtctccttttatttttataattagagTTCATTACTAGTGCCTTAATTTTTGTTCTCCACATGTTTCGagtttttagaataatttatatacataattatGTCTTAAAAGAGTATTTTAGAATAATCTTAATTCTCAATCTTATATTATGcattttagaataatttatatacataattatGTCTACagcagataaataaataaaaaaataatttaaggatATATTTgtacttttacaaaaaaaattggacattcatcttaaat from Arachis duranensis cultivar V14167 chromosome 4, aradu.V14167.gnm2.J7QH, whole genome shotgun sequence encodes:
- the LOC107486536 gene encoding WAT1-related protein At1g68170-like — translated: MTNMWKVVKPVVLMVIVQIANAWMNVLYKLAVNDGMSLRVVVAYRYIFATAFIAPLAYILERKTRTKMTWTILFQSFLCGLFGGALAQNLQMEALALTSVTFATAISNLIPAITFILSLFFGMEKLNLRKAAGKAKIIGTMTGIGGAMLMTFYKGVEVKMLSFHINLFNQRNSGGSSHGGGGLFLVGAVSSFFFNASYALWLIIQAKMSSAYPYPYSSTALMCLMAALLSVIFTFCVERDLSQWKLGWNVRLLTVAYAGIVVSGVMVAVTSWYLRMKGPLFVSIFSPLMLVVVAFAGSTILDEKLYLGSIIGSLLIVCGLYLVLWGKNKEMMKNQLVPICHQ